A region from the Brassica napus cultivar Da-Ae chromosome C8, Da-Ae, whole genome shotgun sequence genome encodes:
- the LOC106432643 gene encoding uncharacterized protein LOC106432643: MGEPATTMGDPIASELGDPSEPTEDPDVTSRDTAAPAKGSTHETDSLQSSTSLTTPPAVQGVGASETHDGGASSLALLTQSTDGGAASEVRDGGENRHKSMTGNHGEHSEGRDGGKQEERVRSSPWSKDLAGRAGAEPVIDIVDGIATLQIPDAIFDEAELLWKSFVVGYFIGDAPHVGSIHATVNRIWTAPKAGSKIDVQFIAKNTVLFRIENDQMRNRVIQRKYWHIADIPLVVNVWTPESAQHPPDLSAMPLWVDLRGVPNTLYSHKGLKCLVGAVGHFVKLHPNTEKC, encoded by the coding sequence ATGGGCGAGCCAGCGACGACTATGGGAGATCCGATCGCATCTGAGCTTGGTGATCCAAGCGAGCCGACAGAGGATCCAGACGTGACCTCGCGCGACACTGCAGCTCCGGCGAAGGGGTCAACGCATGAAACGGACAGTCTTCAAAGCTCTACGTCGCTCACTACACCACCAGCTGTCCAGGGAGTCGGAGCTTCAGAGACTCATGACGGTGGCGCATCATCTCTCGCCCTGCTCACTCAGTCAACTGACGGAGGAGCAGCTTCGGAGGTACGCGATGGTGGAGAGAATCGGCACAAATCTATGACCGGAAACCATGGAGAACATTCGGAAGGGAGGGACGGAGGTAAGCAGGAAGAGCGTGTCCGATCAAGCCCATGGTCGAAGGACCTGGCCGGTAGAGCAGGAGCGGAACCTGTTATCGACATTGTCGATGGCATTGCAACACTTCAAATCCCAGATGCGATCTTTGACGAGGCGGAGCTTCTCTGGAAAAGTTTCGTAGTGGGCTACTTCATTGGAGACGCTCCCCACGTGGGCTCAATTCACGCAACCGTCAATCGTATTTGGACCGCTCCCAAGGCGGGTAGCAAGATTGATGTCCAGTTTATTGCGAAGAATACTGTGTTGTTCCGAATTGAAAATGATCAAATGAGGAACCGGGTGATTCAAAGAAAGTATTGGCATATAGCGGATATTCCGTTGGTGGTTAATGTCTGGACCCCAGAGTCTGCTCAGCATCCTCCAGACTTGTCAGCCATGCCACTCTGGGTTGACCTCAGAGGAGTACCAAACACACTTTATTCCCATAAAGGACTGAAGTGCCTGGTTGGGGCAGTGGGACATTTTGTGAAACTGCATCCGAACACGGAGAAATGTTGA
- the LOC125591806 gene encoding nischarin-like, translating to MASGRQRLRNLTPRNSYASNFLPQSDLSASTSGTASGQENVRDSQYADPYVPPQAYDPEAYYLRFDDPAQFFPQYDEPPQQPRNEQHHPPHHPQQQSTAPEAAPAPAAAPAPAAAPAPAAAPAPAAAPAPAAAPAPAPAAAPAPAPAAAPAPAAAPAPAFVHPDLMVPPNAPYARYTVEDLLQMPGREGLRIINPERPPHTYWFSTDNCVGQSVGDIIRTNFREAHPNWSLTPDHVWRTLVFYIHQSQM from the exons ATGGCTAGCGGTAGACAGAGACTTAGGAACCTTACGCCTAGAAACTCTTACGCGAGTAACTTTCTTCCACAGTCGGATCTATCGGCTTCTACTTCCGGCACTGCATCCGGCCAAGAGAATGTGCGTGATAGCCAATATGCCGATCCGTATGTGCCTCCACAGGCATATGACCCTGAAGCTTACTATCTGCGGTTCGATGACCCTGCTCAATTCTTTCCCCAGTACGATGAGCCTCCACAGCAGCCTCGGAATGAGCAGCATCATCCTCCACACCATCCTCAGCAGCAGTCCACCGCACCCGAAGCAGCTCCGGCTCCTGCAGCAGCTCCGGCTCCTGCAGCAGCTCCGGCTCCTGCAGCAGCTCCGGCTCCTGCAGCAGCTCCGGCTCCCGCAGCTGCTCCGGCTCCGGCTCCCGCAGCTGCTCCGGCTCCGGCTCCCGCAGCTGCTCCGGCTCCCGCAGCTGCTCCGGCTCCTGCATTTGTTCATCCagatttgatggtgccaccgAATGCACCATATGCAAGATATACAGTGGAAGACCTTCTCCAGATGCCGGGACGAGAAGGTTTACGAATCATCAACCCAGAACGACCACCCCACACTTACtg GTTTTCGACGGACAATTGTGTGGGACAGAGCGTTGGAGATATCATCAGGACAAACTTCCGGGAAGCGCATCCGAACTGGTCTCTTACACCTGACCACGTTTGGAGGACTTTGGTTTTCTATATCCATCAATCCCAAATGTAG
- the LOC106432624 gene encoding protein OSB1, mitochondrial isoform X2: MNTFFKLGSLIRITASRLSSNQHLRDAGSFASSAIPKPRFFSKGTEGESALYHHARMFRKPLSTSFKFNLSNSVSLMGFVDQPIRVIDTEPDRFGVSTWLRVKDPRDPNRSFRIPLSIWDVMARKCVAHLKPKDFIFVSGRLVSYDKSSGNENSGFGLDYQVKVSEVSHVMAPPSHLLDSEIPKKPKSETVAREDAIEESKNGDIDLWEAFFANPDDWWDRRRSKNNPRLPDFKHKDTDQALWLSSDTPVWVTSHLELLDQRRGDDTEESEHDEIHLWKALFANPDEWWDKRRNKKSPKLPDFVHKDTDEALWLNSDTPVWVTRQLELLDQSKPDGIEEPNDDKVYLWQVFFANSHEWWDKRKSKTNPRQPDFKHKDTGEALWLDSDVPVWVTRQLELYDQSNSNKSCYDQEQTGGGRLGDWV; this comes from the exons ATGAACACCTTCTTCAAACTCGGAAGCTTGATCAGAATCACTGCTTCCCGTCTTTCTTCAAATCAACACCTTCGCGACGCCGGATCCTTCGCTTCTTCTGCTATTCCCAAACCTCGTTTCTTCTCCAAGGGCACCGAAGGCGAAAGCGCGCTTTATCACCACGCGCGCATGTTCAGGAAACCACTATCCACAAGCTTCAAATTCAACCTTTCCAACTCCGTGAGCCTTATGGGTTTCGTCGATCAACCTATTCGAGTCATCGATACGGAGCCTGATAGGTTCGGTGTTTCTACTTGGCTTAGAGTGAAAGACCCGCGTGATCCGAACCGGAGCTTTAG GATACCTCTTAGTATTTGGGACGTTATGGCACGGAAATGCGTTGCGCATTTGAAGCCAAAGGACTTCATATTTGTCTCTGGCCGCCTTGTTTCTTACGACAAGAGCTCCGGTAATGAAAACAGCGGCTTTGGTTTGGATTACCAG GTTAAAGTGTCAGAGGTGAGTCACGTGATGGCTCCACCAAGTCACCTCTTAGATTCTGAGATACCCAAAAAGCCAAAATCAGAAACAG TGGCGAGAGAAGATGCTATAGAAGAGTCCAAGAATGGTGATATTGACTTGTGGGAAGCCTTCTTTGCGAATCCAGACGATTGGTGGGACAGGAGGAGAAGTAAGAACAACCCGAGGCTGCCGGATTTTAAGCATAAAGATACAGATCAAGCTCTCTGGCTTAGCTCAGATACACCGGTTTGGGTTACTAGTCACCTTGAATTGTTAGACCAGAGAAGAGGAGATGATACAGAAGAATCTGAGCATGATGAGATTCACCTGTGGAAAGCCTTGTTTGCGAACCCAGACGAGTGGTGGGACAAGAGGAGAAACAAGAAGAGCCCAAAGCTGCCTGACTTCGTGCATAAAGATACAGATGAAGCTCTCTGGCTTAACTCGGATACACCGGTTTGGGTTACTAGACAACTTGAACTGTTGGACCAGAGTAAACCAGATGGTATAGAAGAACCCAACGATGATAAGGTTTACTTGTGGCAAGTCTTCTTTGCGAATTCACACGAGTGGTGGGACAAAAGGAAAAGTAAGACGAACCCGAGACAGCCTGACTTCAAGCATAAAGATACAGGTGAAGCTCTCTGGCTTGATTCAGATGTACCGGTTTGGGTTACTAGACAACTTGAATTGTACGACCAAAGTAATTCAAACAAGAGCTGCTACGATCAGGAACAAACAGGTGGTGGCCGTCTTGGCGACTGGGTTTAG
- the LOC106432624 gene encoding protein OSB1, mitochondrial isoform X1: MNTFFKLGSLIRITASRLSSNQHLRDAGSFASSAIPKPRFFSKGTEGESALYHHARMFRKPLSTSFKFNLSNSVSLMGFVDQPIRVIDTEPDRFGVSTWLRVKDPRDPNRSFRIPLSIWDVMARKCVAHLKPKDFIFVSGRLVSYDKSSGNENSGFGLDYQVKVSEVSHVMAPPSHLLDSEIPKKPKSETVVSLEVAREDAIEESKNGDIDLWEAFFANPDDWWDRRRSKNNPRLPDFKHKDTDQALWLSSDTPVWVTSHLELLDQRRGDDTEESEHDEIHLWKALFANPDEWWDKRRNKKSPKLPDFVHKDTDEALWLNSDTPVWVTRQLELLDQSKPDGIEEPNDDKVYLWQVFFANSHEWWDKRKSKTNPRQPDFKHKDTGEALWLDSDVPVWVTRQLELYDQSNSNKSCYDQEQTGGGRLGDWV, encoded by the exons ATGAACACCTTCTTCAAACTCGGAAGCTTGATCAGAATCACTGCTTCCCGTCTTTCTTCAAATCAACACCTTCGCGACGCCGGATCCTTCGCTTCTTCTGCTATTCCCAAACCTCGTTTCTTCTCCAAGGGCACCGAAGGCGAAAGCGCGCTTTATCACCACGCGCGCATGTTCAGGAAACCACTATCCACAAGCTTCAAATTCAACCTTTCCAACTCCGTGAGCCTTATGGGTTTCGTCGATCAACCTATTCGAGTCATCGATACGGAGCCTGATAGGTTCGGTGTTTCTACTTGGCTTAGAGTGAAAGACCCGCGTGATCCGAACCGGAGCTTTAG GATACCTCTTAGTATTTGGGACGTTATGGCACGGAAATGCGTTGCGCATTTGAAGCCAAAGGACTTCATATTTGTCTCTGGCCGCCTTGTTTCTTACGACAAGAGCTCCGGTAATGAAAACAGCGGCTTTGGTTTGGATTACCAG GTTAAAGTGTCAGAGGTGAGTCACGTGATGGCTCCACCAAGTCACCTCTTAGATTCTGAGATACCCAAAAAGCCAAAATCAGAAACAG TTGTGTCTCTTGAAGTGGCGAGAGAAGATGCTATAGAAGAGTCCAAGAATGGTGATATTGACTTGTGGGAAGCCTTCTTTGCGAATCCAGACGATTGGTGGGACAGGAGGAGAAGTAAGAACAACCCGAGGCTGCCGGATTTTAAGCATAAAGATACAGATCAAGCTCTCTGGCTTAGCTCAGATACACCGGTTTGGGTTACTAGTCACCTTGAATTGTTAGACCAGAGAAGAGGAGATGATACAGAAGAATCTGAGCATGATGAGATTCACCTGTGGAAAGCCTTGTTTGCGAACCCAGACGAGTGGTGGGACAAGAGGAGAAACAAGAAGAGCCCAAAGCTGCCTGACTTCGTGCATAAAGATACAGATGAAGCTCTCTGGCTTAACTCGGATACACCGGTTTGGGTTACTAGACAACTTGAACTGTTGGACCAGAGTAAACCAGATGGTATAGAAGAACCCAACGATGATAAGGTTTACTTGTGGCAAGTCTTCTTTGCGAATTCACACGAGTGGTGGGACAAAAGGAAAAGTAAGACGAACCCGAGACAGCCTGACTTCAAGCATAAAGATACAGGTGAAGCTCTCTGGCTTGATTCAGATGTACCGGTTTGGGTTACTAGACAACTTGAATTGTACGACCAAAGTAATTCAAACAAGAGCTGCTACGATCAGGAACAAACAGGTGGTGGCCGTCTTGGCGACTGGGTTTAG